The Lactobacillus acidophilus DNA segment ACGGGGTTGAAAATTGCCAAATTTTATTAAACCCAAACAAGGTAAGTGGTGATAGTAATGATATTAGTTAATAACATGACGTCTCCAGAAAATACAGTTTATTTTATAGCAGCGGTTTTAAATAGTATTTTGAATGAATGCAATAAATTAGATTATTCAGAATTGTATATGGCTTTATTGAAGAAAATCCACAAAACTAAGTTTAATACGGATACTTTTACTTTAGCTGTAGATTTTTTATTCTTACTCGGTAGAATAAGTATTAATAAAGAAGGAAAAATATATGTATCTAAAAATTCTACGTTTGGTTCAGAATAAGAATGAAATAATTAAAGAAGTAAACTTTCATTTAGGCATTAATTTTGTTGTTGATGAAGAAAAATCAGATTTGCATAATCGTGCTGGTAAAACAACTTTTTTGAAATTGATCGATATTGCTTTAGGAGCAAAAGATAAGGCGTATTTATATATAGATGCTCAGACTAATAATAAAAATGGAGAGTTAGAAAACTTAATCAATAATAATAAAATTTATGTAGAATTAGTTTTAACTCCAGATTTAAAAAAAGAAAATAGCAATAATGATATAACATTAAGAGTAGATCTGTATAAAAGGGGATATAGGTATATAAACGGTGAAAGAATAAGCTTAACAGAATATAATAAAAAATTAAATGAAATACTATTTGATAATTCAGAGAATAAACCTACTTTTAGAGAATTGATTCCATATTTTGTTAGAGTATCTGCTAAAAAGGATAATTATGATTTCTTAAAAAATTTACATCCGGCTACTAAATTTACTACATACAGAGCAATTTATAATTATCTTTTTAATATATCAGATACTGATAGCTTACTTACTTTAGAAAAAACTAAAACACAACTTGATCAGTATGAAAAGGCGGAGAAGAATTACAGAAGTTTAGGAAATAATGATCAGCAGGTTGATATTCTGACTCAAAAAATTAATACAAATAAATCGCGTAAAAGAGTATTAGAAAATAGGATATCAGATTTAGTTAAAGGTACAGATTTCTTAAATAATCGTAAAAAAATAACTGATGCTAGAAAAAATATATTGATATGAAATCAAGGTTAGATGATTTAAATTATAGAATGCAGGTAATATCGGATGATATTCAAGATACTGAATCAAAAAAAATAAATTTTAATCAAAATTTGACGCAGGAACTTTTTAATGAGGTTCAAAGTATGTTACCTGAGATTCATAAAACATACGAAGATCTAGTTTCATTTAATGCTGCTTTAAAGAACAACAAACTAAAGTATTTGAAAAAGCTAAGAACTGATTTAGAAGAAAACATAAATAAACAACAGGAAGAAATTCAACATTTTTTATACGAAAATAAAGACATAATAAGTTTAGTAAAAAATGATGATATTTCTAAATATGATGAATTAACACAAGAACTTATGGAAATCAGTCAAAATATCACTAAGCAAAAAGAAATCTTAAGAACTCTTGAAGATTTTTCAAAGAAGGAAAAAGAATTAAATGAAAAAATATCAGAATTGAATGAAAGTGTTAAAAATAATAGTGAGGATTTTCAGACCAATTTTGATAAATTTAACGCATATTTTACTAAATTAGTATTAAGTATAAATCAGGGAGCACCAATTTTGGCCTACCATAAAAATATTAAAGAATTTCCTGTTTCTATTGAGGATTTAAATGAAGGTACCAGCTCTGGAACATTAAAATCACTGATATTATGTTATGACATAGCATATCAAGAATTTGCTAAAGAGATTCATAAGACTGTACCTAATTTTATAGTTCATGATATTCTTGAATCCGTTTCTGGTGATGTTCTAGCAGATTTGATAGACAAAATAAATTCTTTAAATATTCAAGTGGTTGTAGCTATTTTAAAGGAAAAACTTAATTCCTCAAAAATTAGTCAAGAAGATCAAGATCAGTTTACTATTTTAAAGCTATCAAAAGGGAATAGAGTGTTTGACTCTGCATTAAAATAAACTTCGCGAAATATAGCACTAATCGAAAGAGATAATAAATAATTTTATATTAATTTAAAACATACTTATTTGTAGTGATTAATAGAGAAGCATCCCCAAAGGGATGCTTTTTAATATATTTAGCGAGATTGAGAATGGACGTATTATTAAAAT contains these protein-coding regions:
- a CDS encoding ABC-three component system middle component 6; protein product: MILVNNMTSPENTVYFIAAVLNSILNECNKLDYSELYMALLKKIHKTKFNTDTFTLAVDFLFLLGRISINKEGKIYVSKNSTFGSE
- a CDS encoding DUF2326 domain-containing protein, whose protein sequence is MKSRLDDLNYRMQVISDDIQDTESKKINFNQNLTQELFNEVQSMLPEIHKTYEDLVSFNAALKNNKLKYLKKLRTDLEENINKQQEEIQHFLYENKDIISLVKNDDISKYDELTQELMEISQNITKQKEILRTLEDFSKKEKELNEKISELNESVKNNSEDFQTNFDKFNAYFTKLVLSINQGAPILAYHKNIKEFPVSIEDLNEGTSSGTLKSLILCYDIAYQEFAKEIHKTVPNFIVHDILESVSGDVLADLIDKINSLNIQVVVAILKEKLNSSKISQEDQDQFTILKLSKGNRVFDSALK